One Brassica napus cultivar Da-Ae chromosome A1, Da-Ae, whole genome shotgun sequence genomic region harbors:
- the LOC106378250 gene encoding adenylyl-sulfate kinase 2, chloroplastic, whose product MEGLAIRASRPSIFCSLPGLGGDPQRRPPADGFLNFPASSNAAENTKLVVNSGSFHPISAVNVSTQASLTADFPALSETNEKEERINGEKKADNIVWHESSICRCDRQQLLQQKGCVIWITGLSGSGKSTVACALSKALFERGKLTYTLDGDNVRHGLNRDLTFKAEDRTENIRRIGEVAKLFADVGVICIASLISPYRRDRDECRSLLPEGDFVEVFMDVPLSVCESRDPKGLYKLARAGKIKGFTGIDDPYEAPLNCEVVLKHTGDDFSSSPRQMAENIISYLQNKGYLEG is encoded by the exons ATGGAAGGATTAGCTATCAGAGCATCGAGACCGTCCATTTTCTGCTCTCTTCCAGGTCTCGGCGGCGATCCTCAGCGACGCCCTCCAGCTGACGGTTTCCTCAATTTTCCGGCGTCGTCAAATGCGGCGGAAAACACAAAACTAGTCGTGAATTCTGGTTCTTTTCATCCAATCTCCGCCGTCAACGTGTCTACTCAAGCTTCTCTCACCGCAGATTTTCCCGCCCTTTCAG AAACGAATGAGAAAGAGGAGAGAATCAACGGAGAAAAGAAGGCAGACAACATCGTATGGCACGAGAGTTCGATCTGCCGATGCGACAGACAACAACTTCTTCAGCAAAAGGGTTGTGTCATTTGGATCACTGGTCTCAGCGGTTCCGGGAAAAGCACTGTTGCTTGTGCTCTAAGCAAAGCTCTGTTTGAACGAGGCAAACTTACTTACACGCTCGACGGCGACAATGTACGTCACGGCCTTAACCGGGACCTCACTTTCAAAGCTGAGGATCGTACCGAAAACATACGCAGGATCG GTGAAGTGGCAAAGCTGTTTGCTGACGTTGGCGTCATTTGTATAGCTAGTTTGATTTCTCCTTACCGGAGAGACAGAGATGAGTGCCGGTCGTTGTTACCCGAGGGAGATTTCGTGGAG GTTTTCATGGACGTTCCTCTCTCTGTGTGTGAGTCAAGAGATCCAAAGGGGCTGTATAAACTCGCTCGTGCCGGTAAAATCAAAG GCTTTACTGGAATCGACGACCCTTACGAGGCGCCACTGAATTGCGAG GTCGTGCTCAAACACACAGGCGACGACTTTTCTTCTTCGCCACGTCAGATGGCTGAAAACATCATCTCTTACTTGCAAAACAAAGGTTACCTTGAGGGTTGA
- the LOC111213622 gene encoding chaperone protein dnaJ A6, chloroplastic-like isoform X1, which produces MALIQFGSSSCVAQWGIRRPHVAVKASYYPTRLESHHDKSCISQINCLGASQSSMFSHGSLPFLSLVTGQSRNTHSRRGARFTVRADTDFYSVLGVSKTATKAEIKSAYRKLARSYHPDVNKDAGAEDKFKEISNAYEILSDDEKRSLYDRYGEAGVKGAGMGGMGDYSNPFDLFESLFEGMGGMGGGMGSRGGSRSRAVDGEDEYYSLILDFKEAVFGVEKEIEISRLESCGTCNGSGAKAGTKPTKCKTCGGQGQVVASTRTPLGVFQQVMTCSPCNGTGEVSKPCGACSGDGRVRRTKRISLKVPAGVDSGSRLRVRGEGNAGKRGGSSGDLFAVIEVIPDPILKRDDTNILYTCKISYVDAILGTTLKVPTVDGTVDLKVPAGTQPSTTLVMAKKGVPVLNKSKMRGDQLVRVQVEIPKRLSKEEKKLVEELADMSKNKVANSRR; this is translated from the exons ATGGCTCTTATACAATTTGGAAGCTCATCATGTGTTGCTCAGTGGGGGATTCGTCGTCCTCATGTTGCTGTCAAGGCTTCTTACTATCCAACCAGATTGGAATCTCACCATGACAA GAGTTGCATCAGCCAAATAAATTGTCTGGGAGCTTCACAGTCGAGTATGTTCTCACATGGCTCCTTGCCCTTCTTGTCACTAGTTACGGGACAGTCCCGTAATACACATTCTCGTAGAGGAGCTCGCTTCACCGTTAGAGCCGATACT GATTTCTATTCTGTCCTTGGAGTCTCCAAAACTGCAACCAAAGCTGAGATTAAAAGCG CTTATCGGAAGCTCGCTAGGAGTTACCATCCAGACGTGAACAA GGATGCTGGGGCAGAAGATAAATTCAAAGAAATAAGTAACGCATATGAG ATCTTATCAGACGATGAGAAAAGATCTCTATACGACAGATACGGCGAGGCAGGAGTTAAAGGTGCCGGAATGGGAGGCATGGGG GATTACAGCAACCCCTTTGATCTATTCGAATCTCTCTTCGAAGGAATGGGCGGGATGGGAGGCGGAATGGGCAGCAGAGGCGGTTCAAGAAGCAGAGCCGTCGACGGCGAAGACGAGTACTACTCCCTAATCCTAGACTTCAAAGAAGCCGTCTTCGGCGTCGAGAAAGAGATAGAGATCTCCCGGCTTGAGAGCTGCGGGACCTGCAACGGCTCAGGAGCCAAAGCAGGAACCAAACCGACCAAATGCAAAACATGCGGCGGTCAAGGCCAAGTCGTAGCGTCAACAAGAACACCCCTCGGCGTGTTCCAGCAAGTCATGACTTGCTCTCCCTGCAACGGCACAGGAGAGGTTTCAAAGCCCTGCGGCGCGTGCTCGGGAGACGGACGCGTGAGGAGGACTAAAAGGATCAGTCTCAAGGTTCCAGCTGGTGTGGATTCAGGGAGCAGGTTGAGAGTGAGAGGAGAAGGGAACGCAGGGAAGAGAGGAGGGTCGTCTGGTGATCTTTTTGCTGTTATTGAAGTGATTCCTGATCCGATATTGAAGAGGGATGATACTAATATATTGTATACGTGTAAGATATCGTATGTGGATGCGATCTTGGGGACGACTTTGAAGGTTCCGACGGTTGATGGGACGGTGGATTTGAAAGTACCCGCGGGGACGCAGCCGAGCACGACGCTGGTGATGGCGAAGAAGGGAGTGCCGGTGTTGAACAAGAGTAAGATGAGAGGTGATCAGCTGGTGAGAGTGCAGGTGGAGATTCCGAAGAGGTTgagtaaagaggagaagaagcttGTTGAGGAGCTTGCTGATATGAGCAAGAACAAGGTAGCTAATAGCAGGaggtaa
- the LOC106377440 gene encoding ubiquitin carboxyl-terminal hydrolase 3 produces MGAAGSKLEKALGDQFPEGERYFGFENFGNTCYCNSVLQALYFCVPFREQLLEYYTSNKSVADAEENLMTCLADLFSQISSQKKKTGVIAPKRFVQRLKKQNELFRSYMHQDAHEFLNYLLNEVVDILEKEAKATKTEHKTSSSSSSPEKIANGPKAPLANGVHKEPVVTWVHNIFQGILTNETRCLRCETVTARDETFLDLSLDIEQNSSITSCLKNFSSTETLHSEDKFFCDKCCSLQEAQKRMKIKKPPHILVIHLKRFKYMEQLGRYKKLSYRVVFPLELKLSNTVEPYTDVEYSLFAVVVHVGSGPNHGHYVSLVKSHNHWLFFDDENVEMIEESAVQTFFGSSQEYSSNTDHGYILFYESLGPTK; encoded by the exons ATGGGGGCGGCGGGGTCGAAACTGGAGAAAGCTCTGGGCGACCAGTTCCCGGAAGGAGAGCGCTACTTCGGCTTCGAGAATTTCGGCAACACTTGCTACTGCAACAGCGTTTTGCAG GCTCTTTATTTTTGTGTTCCTTTTCGTGAACAATTGCTTGAATACTATACCAGTAATAAAAGCGTCGCTGATGCTGAAGAGAATCTTATGACTTGCCTCGCTGACTTATTCTCTCAG ATAAGTTCCCAGAAGAAGAAAACGGGTGTTATTGCGCCTAAGCGATTCGTGCAGAGGTTGAAGAAACAGAATGAGCTCTTCCGGAGTTACATGCACCAG GATGCACATGAATTCCTCAACTATTTGCTGAACGAAGTTGTTGACATACTGGAGAAAGAGGCTAAAGCTACAAAGACTGAACATAAaacttcatcatcttcatcgtcTCCTGAAAAGATTGCCAACGGACCAAAAGCTCCTCTGGCTAATGGCGTGCACAAAGAGCCAGTTGTTACCTGGGTGCACAACATTTTTCAG GGCATACTTACAAACGAGACAAGGTGTCTGCGGTGCGAGACAGTGACAGCAAGAGACGAAACGTTCCTAGACCTAAGCCTTGATATCGAGCAGAACAGTTCCATAACTAGCTGTTTGAAAAACTTCAGCTCCACGGAGACGCTTCACTCTGAAGACAAGTTTTTCTGTGACAAGTGCTGCAG CTTACAAGAAGCACAAAAGAGGATGAAGATCAAGAAGCCGCCACACATCTTAGTCATCCATCTAAAACGGTTCAAGTACATGGAACAGCTAGGCCGTTACAAGAAGCTCTCTTACCGAGTGGTCTTCCCTTTGGAGCTAAAACTGAGCAACACGGTGGAGCCATACACAGACGTCGAGTATTCGCTCTTTGCTGTGGTGGTTCATGTGGGAAGCGGACCGAACCATGGCCATTACGTAAGCCTAGTGAAGAGCCATAACCATTGGCTCTTCTTTGATGATGAGAACGTGGAGATGATTGAAGAATCAGCAGTGCAAACATTCTTTGGATCGTCTCAGGAGTACTCTAGCAACACTGATCATGGTTACATCTTGTTCTATGAGAGCCTTGGACCAACCAAGTAA
- the LOC111213622 gene encoding chaperone protein dnaJ A6, chloroplastic-like isoform X2: MALIQFGSSSCVAQWGIRRPHVAVKASYYPTRLESHHDNCISQINCLGASQSSMFSHGSLPFLSLVTGQSRNTHSRRGARFTVRADTDFYSVLGVSKTATKAEIKSAYRKLARSYHPDVNKDAGAEDKFKEISNAYEILSDDEKRSLYDRYGEAGVKGAGMGGMGDYSNPFDLFESLFEGMGGMGGGMGSRGGSRSRAVDGEDEYYSLILDFKEAVFGVEKEIEISRLESCGTCNGSGAKAGTKPTKCKTCGGQGQVVASTRTPLGVFQQVMTCSPCNGTGEVSKPCGACSGDGRVRRTKRISLKVPAGVDSGSRLRVRGEGNAGKRGGSSGDLFAVIEVIPDPILKRDDTNILYTCKISYVDAILGTTLKVPTVDGTVDLKVPAGTQPSTTLVMAKKGVPVLNKSKMRGDQLVRVQVEIPKRLSKEEKKLVEELADMSKNKVANSRR, from the exons ATGGCTCTTATACAATTTGGAAGCTCATCATGTGTTGCTCAGTGGGGGATTCGTCGTCCTCATGTTGCTGTCAAGGCTTCTTACTATCCAACCAGATTGGAATCTCACCATGACAA TTGCATCAGCCAAATAAATTGTCTGGGAGCTTCACAGTCGAGTATGTTCTCACATGGCTCCTTGCCCTTCTTGTCACTAGTTACGGGACAGTCCCGTAATACACATTCTCGTAGAGGAGCTCGCTTCACCGTTAGAGCCGATACT GATTTCTATTCTGTCCTTGGAGTCTCCAAAACTGCAACCAAAGCTGAGATTAAAAGCG CTTATCGGAAGCTCGCTAGGAGTTACCATCCAGACGTGAACAA GGATGCTGGGGCAGAAGATAAATTCAAAGAAATAAGTAACGCATATGAG ATCTTATCAGACGATGAGAAAAGATCTCTATACGACAGATACGGCGAGGCAGGAGTTAAAGGTGCCGGAATGGGAGGCATGGGG GATTACAGCAACCCCTTTGATCTATTCGAATCTCTCTTCGAAGGAATGGGCGGGATGGGAGGCGGAATGGGCAGCAGAGGCGGTTCAAGAAGCAGAGCCGTCGACGGCGAAGACGAGTACTACTCCCTAATCCTAGACTTCAAAGAAGCCGTCTTCGGCGTCGAGAAAGAGATAGAGATCTCCCGGCTTGAGAGCTGCGGGACCTGCAACGGCTCAGGAGCCAAAGCAGGAACCAAACCGACCAAATGCAAAACATGCGGCGGTCAAGGCCAAGTCGTAGCGTCAACAAGAACACCCCTCGGCGTGTTCCAGCAAGTCATGACTTGCTCTCCCTGCAACGGCACAGGAGAGGTTTCAAAGCCCTGCGGCGCGTGCTCGGGAGACGGACGCGTGAGGAGGACTAAAAGGATCAGTCTCAAGGTTCCAGCTGGTGTGGATTCAGGGAGCAGGTTGAGAGTGAGAGGAGAAGGGAACGCAGGGAAGAGAGGAGGGTCGTCTGGTGATCTTTTTGCTGTTATTGAAGTGATTCCTGATCCGATATTGAAGAGGGATGATACTAATATATTGTATACGTGTAAGATATCGTATGTGGATGCGATCTTGGGGACGACTTTGAAGGTTCCGACGGTTGATGGGACGGTGGATTTGAAAGTACCCGCGGGGACGCAGCCGAGCACGACGCTGGTGATGGCGAAGAAGGGAGTGCCGGTGTTGAACAAGAGTAAGATGAGAGGTGATCAGCTGGTGAGAGTGCAGGTGGAGATTCCGAAGAGGTTgagtaaagaggagaagaagcttGTTGAGGAGCTTGCTGATATGAGCAAGAACAAGGTAGCTAATAGCAGGaggtaa
- the LOC125608039 gene encoding pentatricopeptide repeat-containing protein At4g39952, mitochondrial-like, protein MLIPKRACLFFKPRLVTVRTLSSSSYIDHHIRVILSDQISTLESLRKHHALIITGGNSDNIFVASKLIQSYASFGKPNLSSNVFDSVRQRDVFLWNSIIKAHCSNGDYPKALSFFFSMLLSSQSLDHFTAPMVISACAELTWHEIGCLVHGLVLKHGGFERNCAVGASFVYFYSKCGFLEDARNVFDEMPERDVFAWTAVINGHVQNGESERGIEYLRKMHSVGSEDDGEKLNARTLECGFQACVNLGALREGRCLHGFAVKTGLASSTFSFYTKCGNPAEAYLAFRELGDDEEDVFSWTSIIALLARSGDMEGSFGMFWEMQSKGIQADGVVVSCLINELGKMMLVAQGKAFHGFVIRRCFSLDGTVCNALLSMYCKLELLSVAEKLFCRIREEGDKEAWNTMVKGYGKMKCDVKCIELFKKILNLGVEIDSGSLVSVISSCSHVGAVLLGKSLHCYALKTSFDLAASVVNSLIDLYGKMGDLTVAWRMFSEADKSSVVTWNSMIASYVHCERSDKAIALFDRMISENFKPSSITLVTVLMACANTGSLEKGEKIHRYITETEHEMSLSLTTALIDMYAKSGQLEKSRQLFNNADQKDAVCWNVMISGYGMHGDVESAIELFEQMEESDDVEPTGPTFLALLSACTHAGLVEQGKTLFLKMQQYNVKPSLKHYSCLVDLLSRSGDLEEAEATVMSMPFAPDGAIWGTLLSSCMTHEEYEMGIRMAELAVGSDPGNDGYYIMLANMYSAAGKWEEAERARERMKESGVGKKAGHSVVY, encoded by the coding sequence ATGCTAATACCGAAACGAGCCTGTCTCTTCTTCAAACCCAGACTTGTCACTGTCCGAacactctcttcttcaagctacATCGATCATCATATAAGAGTGATTCTCAGTGATCAAATCTCGACTCTAGAATCTCTCCGCAAACACCACGCTCTCATCATCACAGGAGGAAACTCAGACAACATCTTCGTCGCTTCGAAGCTGATTCAATCCTACGCTTCCTTCGGCAAACCAAATCtatcttccaatgtcttcgaCTCGGTTCGTCAAAGAGATGTCTTTCTATGGAACTCCATCATCAAAGCGCATTGCTCCAACGGAGATTACCCAAAAGCGctgtctttcttcttctcgatgCTCTTGTCTTCCCAATCGCTTGATCATTTCACCGCTCCGATGGTTATCTCCGCTTGCGCGGAGCTCACGTGGCACGAGATTGGGTGTTTAGTTCACGGATTGGTTTTGAAACACGGAGGCTTCGAACGGAACTGCGCGGTGGGAGCttcctttgtttatttttacTCAAAGTGTGGGTTTTTAGAAGATGCGCGTAAtgtgttcgacgaaatgcctGAGAGAGATGTGTTCGCTTGGACCGCGGTTATAAACGGGCATGTTCAGAATGGTGAGAGCGAGAGAGGTATTGAGTATCTTCGGAAGATGCATAGCGTTGGTTCTGAAGATGATGGTGAGAAGCTGAATGCGAGAACGTTGGAGTGTGGGTTCCAAGCTTGTGTGAATTTGGGAGCTTTGAGAGAAGGAAGGTGTCTTCATGGTTTTGCGGTTAAAACCGGTTTAGCTTCTTCGACTTTTTCGTTTTATACAAAATGTGGGAATCCAGCTGAGGCTTATCTTGCTTTCCGTGAGCTTGgcgatgatgaagaagatgtgTTTTCGTGGACATCGATTATAGCTTTGCTGGCGAGATCAGGGGACATGGAGGGAAGTTTCGGTATGTTTTGGGAGATGCAGAGTAAGGGAATACAGGCGGATGGAGTTGTCGTTAGCTGTTTGATTAATGAGTTAGGTAAGATGATGCTTGTCGCTCAAGGTAAAGCCTTCCACGGGTTTGTAATAAGGCGTTGTTTTTCTTTAGACGGTACAGTTTGCAATGCCTTGCTGTCCATGTACTGCAAACTCGAGCTTCTCTCTGTGGCTGAGAAGCTTTTCTGTAGGATTCGTGAGGAAGGAGACAAAGAAGCTTGGAATACGATGGTTAAAGGCTACGGTAAAATGAAATGTGACGTGAAGTGCATCGAGTTGTTTAAAAAGATTCTGAACCTTGGCGTTGAGATTGACTCTGGTAGCTTGGTCTCTGTCATATCTTCGTGTTCACACGTAGGAGCAGTGCTACTGGGGAAGTCGTTGCATTGCTATGCTCTCAAGACTAGCTTTGATCTCGCCGCTTCAGTGGTGAACTCCCTCATTGATTTGTATGGAAAGATGGGAGATTTGACTGTCGCTTGGAGGATGTTTAGTGAAGCGGATAAGAGCAGCGTTGTCACTTGGAACTCAATGATTGCGTCATATGTTCACTGTGAGCGATCCGACAAGGCCATTGCGTTGTTCGATAGAATGATCTCTGAGAATTTCAAACCGAGCTCAATAACTTTGGTGACTGTGCTAATGGCTTGTGCTAATACTGGTTCTCTGGAGAAAGGGGAGAAGATTCATCGGTACATCACTGAGACAGAGCACGAGATGAGTCTCTCTCTCACAACTGCTCTGATCGACATGTACGCTAAATCCGGACAGCTAGAAAAGTCACGACAGCTGTTCAACAATGCAGATCAAAAGGATGCGGTTTGTTGGAACGTAATGATCTCAGGCTATGGAATGCACGGAGACGTCGAATCGGCTATAGAGCTTTTTGAGCAGATGGAAGAGTCTGATGATGTTGAACCAACCGGGCCTACGTTTCTCGCACTTCTCTCAGCTTGCACGCACGCGGGTCTAGTCGAACAAGGCAAAACACTTTTCCTAAAGATGCAACAGTACAACGTGAAACCAAGTTTGAAGCATTACTCGTGTCTGGTGGATCTTCTATCCCGGTCTGGTGATTTGGAGGAAGCTGAAGCCACGGTCATGTCAATGCCGTTCGCTCCAGATGGAGCTATATGGGGAACTTTGTTGAGCTCGTGCATGACTCACGAGGAGTATGAGATGGGGATACGAATGGCGGAGCTAGCGGTGGGTAGTGATCCGGGGAACGATGGTTATTATATAATGCTTGCGAACATGTACAGCGCTGCAGGTAAGTGGGAAGAGGCGGAGAGGGCAAGAGAGAGGATGAAGGAAAGTGGAGTTGGGAAGAAAGCTGGACATAGTGTAGTCTATTAG
- the LOC106439341 gene encoding cytochrome P450 79B1, which produces MNTFTSNSSDLTSTTTQTSPFSNMYLLTTLQAFAAITLVMLLKKVFTTDKKKLSLPPGPTGWPIIGMVPTMLKSRPVFRWLHSIMKQLNTEIACVRLGNTHVITVTCPKIAREILKQQDALFASRPMTYAQNVLSNGYKTCVITPFGEQFKKMRKVVMTELVCPARHRWLHQKRAEENDHLTAWVYNLVKNSGSVDFRFVTRHYCGNAIKKLMFGTRTFSENTAPDGGPTAEDIEHMEAMFEALGFTFSFCISDYLPMLTGLDLNGHEKIMRDSSAIMDKYHDPIVDARIKMWREGKRTQIEDFLDIFISIKDEQGNPLLTADEIKPTIKELVMAAPDNPSNAVEWAMAEMVNKPEILHKAMEEIDRVVGKERLVQESDIPKLNYVKAILREAFRLHPVAAFNLPHVALSDATVAGYHIPKGSQVLLSRYGLGRNPKVWADPLSFKPERHLNECSEVTLTENDLRFISFSTGKRGCAAPALGTALTTMMLARLLQGFTWKLPENETRVELMESSHDMFLAKPLVMVGELRLPEHLYPTVK; this is translated from the exons ATGAACACCTTTACCTCAAACTCTTCGGATCTCACTTCCACTACAACGCAAACGTCTCCGTTCAGCAACATGTATCTCCTCACAACGCTCCAGGCCTTTGCGGCTATAACCTTGGTGATGCTTCTCAAGAAAGTCTTCACGACGGATAAAAAGAAATTGTCTCTCCCGCCGGGTCCCACCGGATGGCCGATCATCGGAATGGTTCCAACGATGCTAAAGAGCCGTCCCGTTTTCCGGTGGCTCCACAGCATCATGAAGCAGCTAAACACCGAGATAGCCTGCGTGAGGCTAGGAAACACTCACGTGATCACCGTCACATGCCCGAAGATAGCACGTGAGATACTCAAGCAACAAGACGCTCTCTTCGCCTCGAGACCCATGACTTACGCACAGAATGTCCTCTCTAACGGATACAAAACATGCGTGATCACTCCCTTCGGTGAACAATTCAAGAAAATGAGGAAAGTCGTGATGACTGAACTCGTTTGTCCCGCGAGGCACAGGTGGCTTCACCAGAAGAGAGCTGAAGAGAACGACCATTTAACCGCTTGGGTATACAACTTGGTCAAGAACTCTGGCTCAGTCGATTTTCGGTTTGTCACGAGGCATTACTGTGGAAATGCTATCAAGAAGCTTATGTTCGGGACAAGAACGTTCTCTGAAAACACCGCACCTGACGGTGGACCAACCGCTGAGGATATCGAGCATATGGAAGCTATGTTCGAAGCATTAGGGTTTACTTTCTCCTTTTGTATCTCTGATTATCTACCTATGCTCACTGGACTTGATCTTAACGGCCACGAGAAGATCATGAGGGATTCGAGTGCTATTATGGACAAGTATCACGATCCTATCGTCGATGCAAGGATCAAGATGTGGAGAGAAGGAAAGAGAACTCAAATCGAGGATTTTCTAGACATTTTTATTTCTATCAAGGATGAACAAGGCAACCCATTGCTTACCGCCGATGAAATCAAACCCACCATTAAG GAACTTGTAATGGCGGCGCCAGACAATCCATCAAACGCTGTCGAGTGGGCCATGGCGGAGATGGTGAACAAACCGGAGATACTCCATAAAGCAATGGAAGAAATAGACAGAGTTGTCGGAAAAGAAAGACTTGTCCAAGAATCCGACATCCCAAAACTAAACTACGTCAAAGCTATCCTCCGTGAAGCCTTCCGCCTCCATCCCGTAGCGGCCTTTAACCTCCCGCACGTGGCACTTTCCGACGCAACCGTCGCCGGATATCACATCCCTAAAGGGAGTCAAGTCCTTCTCAGTCGATATGGGTTGGGCCGTAACCCAAAAGTTTGGGCTGACCCCTTGAGCTTTAAACCGGAGAGACATCTCAACGAATGCTCGGAAGTTACTTTGACGGAGAACGATCTCCGGTTTATCTCGTTTAGTACCGGGAAAAGAGGTTGTGCTGCTCCGGCTTTAGGTACGGCGTTGACCACGATGATGCTCGCGAGACTTCTTCAAGGTTTCACTTGGAAGCTGCCGGAGAATGAGACACGCGTTGAGCTGATGGAGTCTAGCCATGATATGTTTTTGGCTAAACCATTGGTTATGGTCGGTGAGTTGAGACTCCCAGAGCATCTTTACCCGACGGTGAAGTAA